Sequence from the Rutidosis leptorrhynchoides isolate AG116_Rl617_1_P2 chromosome 3, CSIRO_AGI_Rlap_v1, whole genome shotgun sequence genome:
catggccagtctgattgccaccttgaagaatttccctttcaatttaaggggtaccttcttgtcgcacaacacccctttcgctgccctccacttcaaccatcctactcgtatacgatgtgtcacgtcctcatctatccttcccgatttgtgaagcatcgagcctaaatatctaaaggactcttgtggAGGTAAAATTTGGTCCCCAATTCGGACGTCCACAATATCCTCTTGTTCCTCTTCGCTCGTCCtgaaatcgcatctaaggtactccgacttaagtctgctaatccgtaggccatttgattctaggGCGCTCCTCCATTGCTCTATccttctgttaagctcatcctgggaatccgaaactaatacaatatcaTCCGCGAATATTAGGCACCATGGGATGTTATCTTGTATCCTTTGAGTCAGTTCGTCTAGAATCAAAGCGAAAAGATAtgggctaagggccgatccctgatgTAAACCTACCTCTACTGGGAAAAACTCAGTGTTTCCTACCGTCATACGTACACGAGTCTTCGCCCCCTCATACATATCTCTAATAGTccttatatatctacttgggacacccctaacattaagggtcttccaaatcagctcacgcgggacacagtcataagccttttccaagtctacgaatgccatgtgtaggttcttttgtttttccctatacttctccataaggcttctaacgATGTGGATCGCTTCTATCGACGAACGTCCTGGCATGAAACCGAACtggttctctgaaacctttgtctcacgtcggagcctcgtctcaatcactctctcccaaagcttcattgtatgactaagtaactttatgcctctataattactacatatttgcgcatctcccttattcttgtaaatgggaataacctcactaagtctccattccataggcatcttTGCGCTTCTAAACGTCATGTTGAAAAGGTTTGTCAGCCATCTAACCCCTTCATCTCCTAGGCACCTCCATGCCTCAATCGGAATTTGGTCTGGTtcctactgctttgtttctccccatctttcgtagaGACGATCTAACTTCCTCCTGGTTAATCCTCGTACAGAAACAGTTGTTTTGATACTCACGAACCTCATGGAGTTCCCCATTCCGCTCGGGTCTTTCCCTACAGAAGAGGGATGCAAAATACTCCACCCATCTATTCCTAATAAGGTCTTCTTTCACTATAGTTTGACCCGCTTCATTCTTGATAAATTTGACGTTAACCAAGTCCCTGCTTCTTCGCTCCCTAGCTTTAGCTATCCTATATATGTCATTAGCTCCCTCTTTAGAGTTTAGTTTCCTATATAAATCTTCATATGCTTTGTCTTTAGCAATAGCTACGGCCTTCTTtgcttctcttttagcttctttatatctTTCTTCTATCCTAGTTCTCTCTGCAGGTGTCCCTTCTCCAAAAGTAGTGAGCTCCCTAAACCTCGTCTGTTTTAACGCGACTTTCGTTTGGACATCGTCATTAAGCCACCACGATTCTCTACTACTCTTATGGGCTCTCGATGTCCCTATTGCCACCCCTAAAGTCTCTTTTGCCACATCTCTGATAGCGGACACCATTTTGAAATAAACAAACTTATAATGGAAACCAAATAACTAGTATTCTCAGGCGTACCTTGTCGATTGCTTTAAACTCGACGCCTTGAACATAAATGGATCGGCTACTACAATAGCATCGTGAGAAGCTCTCTAGTGACACCTCAAAAACGGTATCTTGTTTTTTCTTTATGAACTGAAACAATTCAATCGTCATCCACCCACTCTCATCATCTATCTGTGTTGCAAAATATGCACGTAATGTTTTATCCCCCATTTTGTACTTGAGGTTCACATACGTCAGTTTTCTAGATATTATTATTGGATCGCAGAACTTGAAGACCAAACGAACCCCATAAAACATCAGTGTTTATTTTGATTTGGATCTTCAAATTTGTTATATCCATCATCTTCACCACTCTAGGAAACCTGCATGATGTTACAAACTTTTAATCCCTACCAGCATACACACTTCAAAacgagagaaaaagaagaagatatATTGCAGATGTATATCAAGGCTAAGAGGGACAGAGGAACCTTGTAATTGACTTCTGAATAGATTTGCACTTATGTGATCTATGGTCTCCATATGAAAACGTTGTTGGTGATATGAATGTATTAACTTGTCCAGTACTGCTTAGTGAAAGCCACTGTTACACATAACCACATAACTTAACAAAATATAGTTGTAAGTTTATTATGATATTTTGGAGTATAACGTTGTACAGCAATGTATCATATAGCCCATGATAAATACACAAAATAAAGTGAAGATGGAATTACCACTTTCTCCTTTTGAATGAAGATTCCCTCGGATAGCAAATTGTAAAGTTCCTTTTTCCGCATTGAAGTGTAGATCTCAGGGGAATCTAACATAGCAATGATTTCTCTATAGTTTCTAGGCAGTTGGGGTTCCCAAATTTCATCCTCCTCCTATTATACATGAATTCAACAAAATTACTTGTACAGGTCGAAACTTAGCCCGACAACATGTCTAACATAAAGCCCATATGAGATTCCTCTCTAATACCAGGCGTTGATAAAGGGAGTAGCTTATatgattaaattattattattttcataaaccaTCCCAAGGTAGCCCAGTGGTTGGGATCCCTGACATCCTTGCAAAGTGGTCCTAGGTTCGAAtcttggggtggccagggaagggttggaaacagccaaggagtattcctgatgggctgcgtacaaTAGAGTATGAGGTCGGATTACTCGGCATTCCCGGGTAACCTGAACACGGAAAACCTTACAACTTTCGTATATCAATGTGACATGGATTTGCACCCAGCATTACTCAACATATTACTGAAATGTTCTTCTTTCTATTTCTTTTAAAATTAACTAGCAGTTCACATATAAATACATCAACTAAATGCTTGATATTTGATCCGGATTAACTAAGATCTCCTACAAGTTATATCTTGATTTTTACTATTATGTCTAGGCATAAATGCACTAAATGAATGATAAACACTTACCTGAAATTCTAATGCTTCCTTAAGTTGTTTTACAACCTCAGCCGCTTCTGGTCGCTCATCACCATCATCACACAAACATCGATATGCAATATTTGCAAATGTAGTGAGTGACTTTGGCACAATTTGTTTCTTTAAACCCTTAAACACCATCTCATCAAGTTTTCCTTGTACATAGTGTCTTTTAGCAAAAGGGACTAATGATTCACTGTGATCCACATAACCATCAACCCACGCTAGTCTCCCACATAATATCTCGAATAAAATCACACCTAATGAATATATGACAGATTTTTCTGTTAACGAACCCCGTTTGACGTACTCCGGGTCAAGGTAGCCGTAAGCATCATTGCTGACATGTTCCGTGTCAAACTCTAATGAATCTAATAAGGACATATCCAAAAGTGAAATTTTTGCCCTCCAATTGTTTTTTGGATTTACTTTGGAGCCAGCCTTCCAATCGACATTTAATAGAATGCTACTGCTTTTAATGTCCCTGAGTGCCACCCTCTTTAGTGTTACATCACGCTTGTGAAAGAATTCTAATCCGGTAGCAACGGCTATGCATATTTCAAGCCGTTTCATCCAGTTAAGACTAGCATCACTCAAATACATATTAAGACTACTATCAGGCACATCTTGGTAAACGATAATTGTTTGATTCATTTTGTTACAGTAGCCTTCAAGACCAGTGATATTCTCATGCTTAAGCTTGAGAAGAATATCAAGTTCCGTCCTAAATTGACGATCTCCTTCACCAGACTTGCTATTCCAACGCTTTGCAACAATGGCTTTACGTATATTAGCATTAGCATCATCTTTAACATCAACATCAGCCTTAGCATGTGGAAGTTTTCCTTTGTATGCCTTCCAGTCTCTTCCCTCTCCAACACAATTTTCTTGACTGAAGTTTTGTGTTGCAAAATTGATGTCTTCAAGTGAAATTTCGAGGTTATTCATGAGGTTTTCCTGTGAATCATGAGACTTCCAGTCAAGTACCAAATTTAGAGGTTATTCATGAAATTTTGTTAAGGTAACATGTGTGATTGAATTTTGCCTCAATCTAAATTAAAACAAAGGTTAAATTCACGCGAATCAAATTATATTACTTTATGACTTAATCTAAACGAGTTTCCTTTAGCAGGAAGGTGAATAAACAAGATATAAGTTGAAAATATTTACTTACTTGGAAGTCCACTACTTTCTCGAGTTCCTTGATGACAGTTTCCATTCTCGGGCGCTTGGCTCGATCTTTTCTCATACACTCATATGCAATCTTCAGAAATGCATATAAAGAATCTTTATTGGGTCCTTTAGTCGTCGAAAACACgtcagtttcttcttcttcttctgatagAATGGGATCCATTATTTCCATCATGGTACCTTTAATGAAGCATCGGCATGCAATGGGTGCAAGCCCTTTGTCATTTTCAACTATGTAATAAGAATCATATGCCAACCTCCCACAAAAAATCTCAAATAGAACCACTCCAAAAGCGTAAATGTCCGATTCTATCTCCAGCTTACCTGTCCTTTCATATTCAGGATCCCGGTACACTTTTGTATCAATGCCATTATTGGTAAGAGGATTAACTCCAAAGTAGGCAATCTTTGCCACCAACTCCAACTCCGCTTCCAACTTCGTCTCCAACTTATTGACCAACAGAATGTTCGCACTTCTTATGTCACCATGAATTATCCCTTTTTCATTGTCCATCTTGGTGTGAAGATGATTGAGTCCACGTGCAATCTCAAGGCAAATTTGTAGACGTACCTTCCATGTCAATTTATTCCTGGTAACATGATTGCTTCTCAAATAGTCATTTAGGCTTCCATTAGAACCATGCTCGTATACAAGGATCATttcgggacccttgtcacaaaagccAAGAAGAGAGGCTATGTTGGGATTTTTATAACGAGTACGAAGTACAATTTCTACAAGGAAATCTTGTTTTTCTTGCCCATCTTTTCTAGCGGAAATCAGTTTTATTGCTACAGTTTTACTTTCAAATTGATCAAGTTCTGCTTTGTACACCTTGTGATATGCGTCTAACCAAACACGATACTTCTCTGCAAAATTCTCAGTGGCTCGAACTATATCACCGTGTCGAAACCGTGAGAGTATTGTGGTTTCTCCGTGCAACATTGTGTTATAACTTCCAAATCAAATTCCAATATAGTATTGTGCTACAGTTTTTGACACTCATAAGTGTCACAAAGTTTTTGACACTTAAAAGCGTCACAAAGTTTTTGACACTTAAAAGCGTCAAAAAGAAAAACTCATTAACACTTAAAAGTGtcaaaaagttaataatttttgacaccatattttttGACACTTATAATTTTTGACACCATATTTTTCCACGCTTCCAACTTTGTGACATTTATAGATGTTAAAAACATGCGAATTTATTCATATATTTTAGCGTCAAAAATAATGGAAGCGTCAAAAAGTGAACATTTATTTGTAGTGATATAAATAGTCTGCAGCGGATAACGTTTATACCAAACAATGAACGATTTCATCAAGACATGTCGGGTGATCTTTATATTTAAAGCGAATGTCTTACTTACAATTTTTTTGTAATCTTGTAGATATAAAATTCAAGTTATCCCTTTTGTAGTCTGAACTAACAAGATCCTAAAAACTACTCTTTATATCATATCATGTAACAGTATGAAAAAGTGATTTCTGTTATTATTAATTatcttataattataaatatattgtaCTTACTTGAAAGTTTAATGCTTTATGAAGTTCTTCAATGACAGTTTCCATTGTTGGACGCTTGGCTTGAGTTTCTGCCAAGCATTGGTAGGCGATTTTTGAGAATGTATCGAAAGAATCTTGATTGGGTCCTCTATTTAGAGTGAATGTGTGCTCATCATCTTCTTCTATCATCTTAGGATCAATCAATTCCTTTAGAGTTTTCTCGTTGAATCGTCAACGTGCAATATGTGCAAGCCCTTTACTGTTTCCCACCATGAAAGTCCAATCATAGGCCAACCTCCCAGATAAGATTTCAAACATTACTACCCCGAAGGAATAAACATCGGATTCTTTTTTATACCTTCCTGTAGTCATATATTCCGGATCTAGATACACCTCTGTACCTACAGCATGTTTAGTTAGAATAGTGCTCGCTTGCTGATCTTTTGGGTGAAATTTGGAGAGGCCAAAGTCAGCAATCTTTGCATTCCAATTCTTATCCAACAATATGTTTGCACTTTTAATGTCTCTGTGTATTATCCTTGGTTTTCCCTCCATGTTGGTGTGAATGTACTTTAACCCTTCTGCAATATCAAGACAGATTCGTAATCTCTGACACCAATTAAGTTTAATCTTTCTTTCAGCAATTGCCAAATAATCATCAAGGCTTCCATTAATAAGGAATTCATACACAAGAATCATTTCTTGATTTTGGCGGGAAAATCCGAGAAGAGAGACTATGTTGTGATGATTACAACTAGTAAGCAATTCCAATTCTGCCAAAAATCCTTGTTCGCCTTGATCATCTTGTCTATTCATTATTCTTTTTATAGCTACTGTCAATGTGTCTTTTTTCTTCTCTTTGTTTGAAGAAAAACTTTGGATATCAAGATCTGCTTTGTACACCATCCCATAACCTCCTGACCCAATACGAAAGTCGTCGTGAAAACTATTGGTGGCAGTCTTTATAGTAGTTAGCTGAATCCTCAAGCCTTCCAACTTTTCCTTCTACAAAATTATTATGTTAAATGAGATGGAAAGTGTTGTAGGTTTTAATAAAAGAATAACTTCATCAAAACTGTTAATACGGAGTGATATAGGTTTTAATTATTCACTTAATCAGCATGAAATGTAATAAGGTGTGACCGAAAATCTACTTTATGTATCAAACTTATATCAATTAATGCATCCAATAAGATTATTGTTAATTGTATGTAATTTTTTATGTGACAATTTGTATGGATCTCACATGGTATGTTATATTGATAACCCATCAATGGAATTAGATACAAATAGTAATATATAAAAGTTACAAACGTAATATATAGAACTTCATCGGATCATGATATCATCCTCCATGTAAATGTTCTTGATGTCAAGCAGTGTATATAGATTTAGTGCATGAATAGCTTTGGATTATGTATGGACTCAAATTTGCGTAATGTATGATCTCAAGCAGATTTCTCATTGTACATTTGTAtgtcatatataatataataaaatcatTTCCTTGCTtctcaaaaaaataaaataaaaatatatacaacttgaaaaaataataaacataatataTTTCCGTCATTATATGGTGCAATTAGCCTTATAATGTACTCCAAAAAATTTATATAGAATATTAAATCTACACCAACAAAATGAAACTTAATTAGTGGCAAAGACGTGTACACGAGTTCATGGAGTCATTTTCAATAAGATCGAAGCATAAAACCATTTCAATTTGAAAAAAATTTgtatttaatattaaattttagtCATGATAGAAAATCAGCTCGAGCTAGTTTGATGTCCCAATAACAAATCAGTTTTATATATCCACAAACACCAACGAAAAGTCTCAAAAGAGGGTGGTTACCTTCAAGAGGTTGGAGGTCTCATCTGCATCTTCCGGGTATACATTTTCATGTTTCCATTGATGTTCTATCGCCTCCTCCAGTTTTTTGACAACTTGATCCATGGTAGGACGTTGTATTTGTTCGTCCAAGCAATGATACGCTATGTCCGAGAAGATTTCTAGTGATTGTAAGCCAATTTGTTTCCATAAACCCTTATCAATTATCTCATCcaactttttatttgaaaaataacGTTTAGCCGTTTCAGGTAAAGACTGATCTACTTCACCATCTCTAATCAGAAAAGCTTTTCTTCCACAAAGGACTTCAAACAACATCACCCCAAATGAATAAACATCATATTTGGGTGTCACACTTGTAGCGTCTATATATGCTGGGTCTCTGTAGTTCGAGAAGGTATTAAAGTGATGAGACAAAAGAAGGCGATGCCTCCAACTACCTGGAAACTTCGTGGAATGTTCGAAACCAAATATCTTGGGTTCCCAATCTTCATCTAAAAGAATTTTAGAGCTATTAATGTCACAATGTATGACATCATAATGAAGGTAATCCAACGCATGCGCAGCACCTAAACATATTTTCAACCTTCGGATCCAAGTTAAATTAGTTACATCAGTAATATGCCGGTCTAGATGTCCATGAACTGTACGCTTGTAAACGATGATCTTCTCTCCATATTCGTCACAAATTCCCATAATAGAGAGAATATTTTTATGGCTGAGACTATCAAGCATGGAAATCTCTGTCCAGAAACCATCTATTTGCACATATGTATCCCCAACCCTTCGTGCAACAATATCAGTCAATTGTCCCGATCGCAACATTTGGCCCTTGTAATACTTTCCCAATT
This genomic interval carries:
- the LOC139900451 gene encoding uncharacterized protein, which gives rise to MVSAIRDVAKETLGVAIGTSRAHKSSRESWWLNDDVQTKVALKQTRFRELTTFGEGTPAERTRIEERYKEAKREAKKAVAIAKDKAYEDLYRKLNSKEGANDIYRIAKARERRSRDLVNVKFIKNEAGQTIVKEDLIRNRWVEYFASLFCRERPERNGELHEVREYQNNCFCTRINQEEVRSSLRKMGRNKAVGTRPNSD
- the LOC139900452 gene encoding uncharacterized protein, yielding MLHGETTILSRFRHGDIVRATENFAEKYRVWLDAYHKVYKAELDQFESKTVAIKLISARKDGQEKQDFLVEIVLRTRYKNPNIASLLGFCDKGPEMILVYEHGSNGSLNDYLRSNHVTRNKLTWKVRLQICLEIARGLNHLHTKMDNEKGIIHGDIRSANILLVNKLETKLEAELELVAKIAYFGVNPLTNNGIDTKVYRDPEYERTGKLEIESDIYAFGVVLFEIFCGRLAYDSYYIVENDKGLAPIACRCFIKGTMMEIMDPILSEEEEETDVFSTTKGPNKDSLYAFLKIAYECMRKDRAKRPRMETVIKELEKVVDFQENLMNNLEISLEDINFATQNFSQENCVGEGRDWKAYKGKLPHAKADVDVKDDANANIRKAIVAKRWNSKSGEGDRQFRTELDILLKLKHENITGLEGYCNKMNQTIIVYQDVPDSSLNMYLSDASLNWMKRLEICIAVATGLEFFHKRDVTLKRVALRDIKSSSILLNVDWKAGSKVNPKNNWRAKISLLDMSLLDSLEFDTEHVSNDAYGYLDPEYVKRGSLTEKSVIYSLGVILFEILCGRLAWVDGYVDHSESLVPFAKRHYVQGKLDEMVFKGLKKQIVPKSLTTFANIAYRCLCDDGDERPEAAEVVKQLKEALEFQEEDEIWEPQLPRNYREIIAMLDSPEIYTSMRKKELYNLLSEGIFIQKEKVWLSLSSTGQVNTFISPTTFSYGDHRSHKCKSIQKSITRFPRVVKMMDITNLKIQIKINTDVLWGSFGLQIDDESGWMTIELFQFIKKKQDTVFEVSLESFSRCYCSSRSIYVQGVEFKAIDKVRLRILVIWFPL